One Campylobacter sputorum genomic window, GTTTGTGGTCATGTACATCGTGGCAAAAAAGCACCAGGAGCCTGTCCTCTTTGCAAGGCACCAAAAGAATACTTCAAAAGAGAATTTCTTGGATAGTTTTTTTGGTGCATTTGCACCAAAAAAACTCTAAATTTAAATTTATTACTACAAAACACTTTTTAACTAAATTTAATTAAAAAATTTGCTAAATTTCATTATAATTCCTTATTATACTAAGGAGTTAAAATGATTCAAACTTGTCTTTTTCCAGCAGCTGGCTATGGAACTAGATTTTTACCAGCTACAAAATCACTTCCAAAAGAAATGTTGCCTATTTTAACAAAACCACTTATACATTATGGTGTTGATGAAGCACTTGAGGCAAATATGAATAATATGGCATTTGTAACAGGAAGAGGAAAAAGAGCTTTAGAAGATTATTTTGATATTAGTTATGAGCTTGAACATCAAATAGCAGGGACAAGCAAAGAGCACCTTTTAACAGAGATTCGAAATTTAATGAGTGCTTGTTCTTTTACTTTTACTAGACAAGAAAATATGAAAGGTCTTGGAGATGCGATATATACTGGGAAAACACTCGTCAAAAGTGAGCCATTTGGTGTTATTTTAGCAGATGATTTATGTATAAATGAAAATGGCGATGGTGTGTTATCTCAGATGGTTAAAATTTACGAAAAATACCGCTGTTCTATAGTTGCAGTTATGGAAGTTGAGAAAGATGAAGTTGATAAATATGGTATTGTAGATGGTAAATTTATAGAAGATGATCTGATAATGGTTTCGAATATGGTTGAAAAACCAACACCACAAGAAGCACCAAATAATCTAGCAATAATTGGAAGATATATCCTAACGCCAGATATTTTTGATATGATAGAGCAAACAAAGCCTGGGAAAAATGGAGAAATTCAAATAACTGATGCACTTTTAAAACAGGCAAATAATGGAATGATTTTGGCGTATAAATTTAAAGGCAAGAGATTTGATTGTGGTTCTTTGAAAGGTTATGTAGAAGCTACAAACTATTTTTATGAGAACATATATGGTAAACAATAAAATTTATTTTAAATTTTCTCCCTTAGAAGATATTAATAAATTTTCAAAAAGAATGAATGATGAGTTTAATGCTGGAGATATAGGGTATTATCATCTGCCAGAACTTGGTTATGAAGCTATAAATGTGTTAAAAAAAATCGATGATAAATTTAGTAAATTTAAAACAATAGTTCTTATGGGGATAGGCGGATCTTCGCTTGGTGTGCAAACAGTTTATGAGATACTAAATTTAAAAAGTTCAAAGAAAATTATTTTTTTAGACAATTTAGATCCGTTTGAATTTTATAAAAAAACTAAAGATATAGTCTTTGATGAAACATTCTTTTTAATTTCTAGTAAGTCTGGCACTACAATTGAGCCAATATCTATTTTTAAATGTGTGGTTGAAAAATTTAATGTCAAAGACTTTAGTTACAATTTTGCTGCTATAACTGATTTAGGATCGCCTCTAGAAAATTTTGCAAAAAAACATAATATATCTGTTTTTTATATACCAAAAAATGTTGGTGGAAGATTTAGTGTGCTTAGTATGATAGGTCTTGTTCCATTGTATTTTTGTGGTTTTGATGTTATTTCTTTGCTTGATGGTGCCAAAGCTTGTAAAAAAAACTTTTTAGAAGATCAAAATGACACAATACTTCAAAAAGCATATCACTATGCTACGCATAAAAATGCAACTATAAATGTTTTGTTTAGTTACTGCGATCGATTTGATAAATTTAATGATTGGTATGTGCAGCTTTGGGCGGAATCGCTTGGTAAGAAAAAAGGATATCAACGCATAGGACTTACTCCAGTTGGTTTAGTTGGCTCTAGGGATCAGCACTCTTTTTTACAACTCATTATGGATGGAGTAAAAGATAAAACAGTAACTTTTATAAAAGTTTTAAATCATGATCAAAATATTAACATTCCAAATATTAAATTTGATTTTTTGCAAGATTGTGATTTTGTAAATTCATACTCTTTACAAGATGTATTAAATGCGCAATGTGAAGCTAGTTTAAAAGCTATAATTGCTGAAGGAGTAAGCGTTGATTTGATTGAGGTTGATAAAATAGATGAATGGCATATAGGGTATTTGCTTTATTATTTTGAACTTTTAACTTCTGCAACTGGAATTATGCTTGGAATTAATACCTACGATCAGCCAGGTGTTGAAGTTGGCAAAAGAATACTTAAAAAAATGCTTTTACCGCTTAGTTAAATAAATTTTACAAATAGCCGATTTATATAAAATACATTAAGGAGAATGGATATGAAAATAAATGATTTAAATGCTTCATATATGAGAGATGTTTCTACAAATTTAACAAATAAGTCAGAGAATAA contains:
- the galU gene encoding UTP--glucose-1-phosphate uridylyltransferase GalU: MIQTCLFPAAGYGTRFLPATKSLPKEMLPILTKPLIHYGVDEALEANMNNMAFVTGRGKRALEDYFDISYELEHQIAGTSKEHLLTEIRNLMSACSFTFTRQENMKGLGDAIYTGKTLVKSEPFGVILADDLCINENGDGVLSQMVKIYEKYRCSIVAVMEVEKDEVDKYGIVDGKFIEDDLIMVSNMVEKPTPQEAPNNLAIIGRYILTPDIFDMIEQTKPGKNGEIQITDALLKQANNGMILAYKFKGKRFDCGSLKGYVEATNYFYENIYGKQ
- a CDS encoding glucose-6-phosphate isomerase yields the protein MVNNKIYFKFSPLEDINKFSKRMNDEFNAGDIGYYHLPELGYEAINVLKKIDDKFSKFKTIVLMGIGGSSLGVQTVYEILNLKSSKKIIFLDNLDPFEFYKKTKDIVFDETFFLISSKSGTTIEPISIFKCVVEKFNVKDFSYNFAAITDLGSPLENFAKKHNISVFYIPKNVGGRFSVLSMIGLVPLYFCGFDVISLLDGAKACKKNFLEDQNDTILQKAYHYATHKNATINVLFSYCDRFDKFNDWYVQLWAESLGKKKGYQRIGLTPVGLVGSRDQHSFLQLIMDGVKDKTVTFIKVLNHDQNINIPNIKFDFLQDCDFVNSYSLQDVLNAQCEASLKAIIAEGVSVDLIEVDKIDEWHIGYLLYYFELLTSATGIMLGINTYDQPGVEVGKRILKKMLLPLS